The Streptomyces puniciscabiei genomic interval CTGGTGCACCTGCCGGCGGGCGGCGGACACTGCCCCGAACTGGGTGCCGCCGTGGGGCTGTTGGCCCGGGAACTGGACGGTGACGCCGGCCGGCCGGGCACCGCCCTGGTGCTGCCCGGGCTGCTGGACCTGCTGCTGGTCTACATGATCCGCGCCTGGGCGGCCCGCGCCCGCACGGGCAGCTGGCCCGCGGCCCTGGCCGACCCCGTGACCGCCTCCGCCCTCCACGCCCTGCACTCCGATCCGGCGGCACCCTGGACGAACGACCTGCTGGCCGCCCGCGCCGGTGTCTCCCGCGCCACCCTCGCCCGCCGCTTCACCGCCCAGGTCGGCCGCCCGCCGATGGCGTATCTGACCTGGTGGCGGCTGACCCTGGCGGCGAGACGGCTGCGCGAGACGGACGCGCCGCTCGCGACGGTGGCCCGGGAGACGGGGTACGGCAGCCCGTACGCCCTCTCGCACGCCTTCAGCCGCGAGTTCGGCACCACCCCGGGCCGGTACCGGGGCCGCGGCGCCCCCGAGGTCAGAGCTTCCTGATCTCCAGCTTCGCGATCGCCGCCCTGGCCACGTCGCGGCCGCGGGCCGTGAAGTCGCCCTTGCCCGGTAGCCGCGCGCCCACAGCCACGGGGAAGGCGAACCGGTCACACACCCGTGACCGAGCGGCCGTTCAGGATCCCGCCCGGAAGGTGTCCACCGCCACGTCGAAGTACTCCCGCGCCTCCCGCACCTTGCCGACCGGCGCCGACACCCACACGTCGTACATCCGCCCGGCCTCCTCCCAGCACAGGTCGTAGGTGTGGCGCGGCCCCTCCGCCGCGCTGAAGCCGTTCCAGGTGAACTCCCAGAGCGCCGCCGGGTGTCCGTCGTGGCCGGTGGGGGTGACCCGGCCGTCGTGGTAACCGGGGTTGGTGGCAGGTCCGTCGGCGGCCGACCGGTTCATCACCGCCCGCGGGCCCCCCGGCTGGGGATCGGCGACCTTGATGCCGAGGCGGAAGGTGCCGCCCGGTGAGAGGTAGAAGACGCGCTCGCCCTGCGGACTGCGGGTGAAGTCGTCCGGTACGGCGAGGGAGAAGCCGGCCGGGTCCCGGGCCGTGCGGTAACCGGAGGGCGCGGTGCGCGAGCCCCCCGAGGCCGTCGGGGCCGTCCCGCTGGGCAACGGGCCGGGGGAAGCGAGCGTCGGGGACAGGGACGGCCGCGCGGACGGGCGCGTGCCGGTCCCGGTCGCCGGGGAGGTCGCCGTACCGCCGGGGCTGCCGCCGCCGTGCCCGCTCCCGTGCAGCAGCAGCGCCGCCGCCGACACACCGGCCCCTGCCAGCGCGGCGACGAGCAGCGCCGCGACCAGCACCCCGCGCGTGGACGTGCGGGCCGGGGGCTCCGCCGCCGTCCCGGAGACGGTGGGCGGCGACTGGGGACCGCCGTGCGGAAGGTCCTGCTGGGTCGGCGTGTATCCCGCGACGCCCTCCGGGGTGCGGCTCCCGGCCGCATCGGACCGGGGTGCGCGCCCCGAATCCGCATCGGCTCCCGGGGCACGCGCCCCGGCCGCATCAGCCGTACGGTCCCGGGCCCCGTCGGACCTCGGCGTACGCCCCTGTGCCGCATCGGATTCCGAGGGACGCCCCCCCGCCGCCCCGGCCCCCGGCGTACGGCTCCCCACCGGACCGGAGCCCGGGAAGCGGCTCCCCGCCGCCCGGGATCTCTGCGTCCAGCTTCCCGTCACCCCCGGCCTCGGTGTCCGCCCCCCGCCGATCCGGTGGCCGCGCCCGGAGACCGGCGCGCCGGGCGGGCCCGGTGCCTCGGGGGTCCGGCCCGTCTCCAGGAACGTCCGCAGCATCTGCTCGGCCTCGGCCGCGCCGAGCCGCCGGTCGGGGTCGCGTTCCAGCAGCCCCCGTACGACCGGCAGCAGCGGCTCGGCCTCGGCGGGGGGCCGGATCTCGGCGGCGACCACGGCGTGCAGGATGCCGCCGAGCGAGTCGCGCCGGAACGGCGACTCGCCGCTGAGCACCGTGCACAGCAGCGCGCCCAGCGACCACAGGTCGGACTCCGGGCCGGTGCGCAGCCCCGACATCCGTTCCGGCGCGGTGTATTCGGGCGAGCCGACGAAGGAGCCGGTCTCGGTGAGCGTGGTGGCGCCCGCGACCTGCGCGATGCCGAAGTCGGTCAGCACGACCCGGCCGGTGTCCGACTCGATCAGCACGTTCGCGGGCTTGATGTCCCGGTGCAGCACCCCTGCCTCGTGCGCGGTACGGACCGCGCCGAGCAGGGCGATGCCGATCCGCGCGGCCTCGGCGGCGTCGACCGGGCCCTGTTGGGAGATGCGGTCGGCGAGCGAGCCGCCCTCGATCAATTCCATGACCAGGTACGGCCGTTCGTCCTGCTCCACCACGTCGTGCACGACGATGATGTGCGGATGCCGCAGCTGGGCGACCGCCCGCGCCTCACGGAACGTACGGTCCCGGCGGCGCCGCGCGTCGCCCTCGGCGAGGGAGTCGTCCGGGAGGAGTTCCTTGACCGCGACACGCCGGCCCAGCACCTGGTCCTCGGCCCGCCACACGACGCCCATGCCGCCGCGCCCGATGCGTGCCTCCAGACGGTAACGGCCCGCGATCACCCGGAAGTCGGCGCCCTCGGTCCCCATGCGCCCCATCATGCCGCACCGGACCCGCCCGCTCCGGGGCACCGATCAGCCAAGCCGCCCCGATCGACCAGCCATTTTCGGCCGTATCAGCCCTCGTTCGGCTCCTGCCAGCTCTGCAGGACCCACTTGAACTGCTTGCTGGTCTTCACCCAGTCCTGTTCCGGCGTGGACATGTAGATGGCGTACTCGGTGCCGGAACGCGCGAAGTACGTCTCCTCGATCGCATGCCGCGGACCGGCGACGTGCGGCGGGTCCTTCTTGAGCGCGTACCAGGTGTACTCCCACACCGAGCCATTGCGGTCGCGGTAGTTGTTCGCCTTCAAGGCCACGCGCTTGTAGTCGACCAGTCCCTGCAACTGCTGTTCCAGGTCCAGCTGGTGCTGGTAGGCGTCCTGGAAGTCCGGCGACGGGTCCATGGCGATACGGACGAAGTGATAGCCGCCGTCGGGCGTGTAGTCGACCTGCTTGAGGCCGCCGGGGACACCGGGAACGCCGACGACCTTCCGCTGCCAGCCCTTGGGCAGGTAGACGGTGAAGCCCCAGGGGTCGTGGTACGCCTTCCACGAGGCGAAAGCCGTACCGCCGGGGGCCGACGCGGCGCTGCTGCTCCCCGAGGGTGAGGTCGTCGCCGGGCCCGCGCCCCCGCCGGACGCGGTGTTCTGCTGTGTGCCGCCCCACTGCTGGTAGGCCACCGCGGCGCCGCCGCCGAGTACGGCCGCGACGGCGACGACGAGGGCGAGGGTCCGCAGCCGGCGGCGGGGGCGGGGCCGTGCGCGGCCCGCGTCGGACGGCGTGGGGGCCACGGCCGTCGGACCGGTCATGGAGCGGCCCGGGCCCGCTGGGGCTCCGGGGCCGTGGACGGTGCCCGTGGAGCCGGTGCCGGAGGCGGGTCCGTAGCCGGAGGTGGGTCCCGTGGGGCTGTGACCCGAGGTGCTCGGCCCGCCGGTGTGCAGGCCCGAGCCCTGGGTCGGGATGAAGGCCTGGGCCGTGTGCGGGCGGCGGCCCTCCACCGCCTCGGCGAGCATCTGCTCCGCCTCCTCCGCGCTCGGCCGGCGCTCCGGTTCCTTGCGCAGCAGGGCGGATATGACGGGGCCCAGCGCTCCGGCGTGGCGCGGCTCGTCGGCCTCCTCCTCCACGACCGCCTGCATGGTGCCCAGCGGTGAGGTGCGGCGGAACGGCGAACGGCCCTCGACCGCCGTGTACAGCGTGGCGCCGAGCGCCCACAGGTCCGAGGCCGGGCCGGGATCGTGGCCACGCACCCGCTCGGGCGCGAGATAGTCGACCGAGCCGACGACCTCGCCGGTGCGGGTGATGGTCGAGTCGCCTTCTATCTGCGCGATGCCGAAGTCGGTGAGCAGCACCCGGCCGTCCCGTCCGAGGAGGACGTTGCCGGGCTTGACGTCCCGGTGCAGCACCCCCGCGGAGTGCGCGGCACGCAGCGCCCGCAGCACCCACAGCCCGATCCGGGCGGCCTCCGTCGGCTCCACCCGCCCCCGCTCCTTGACCGCGTCGGCCAGTGAGTTGCCCTCGACCAGCTCCATGACGATCCACGGGCGGCCGTCGTGTTCGAGGACGTCGTGCACGGTGACGACGGCGGAGTGGTTGATGCGCGCCGCGGCGCGGGCCTCGGCCCGGGTGCGGGCGAGCAGCACGGCCCGATCACTGTCCGAGACGTAGAGCGCGGCGGTCAACTCCTTGACGGCGACCGTCCGGTGCAACACCTCGTCGTGGGCGCGCCACACCCGGCCCATGCCGCCGCTGCCGATGGAATCGGCGAGCCGGTAGCGGCCCGCTATCAGCAGGCCCTGCATCTGATTCACGTTGCCCCGCAATGCTCTTGACAGGGTCAGACTAAGGACCGGTCAACCAACTGGGAACCAGCGGGGTGCCAAGGTGACAGCACTGTGACGGTTGTGGCCGCACGAATCGGCCAGGATCGGTCAACCGGTATACGGGGCGCTCAACCCGTGTAGCGGTACGTCGCCGTGGCCTGCTCGTAGAACTGTGTCACCGCGTCCCGCTGGGACTCCGGGCCACGGACCTGGATGATGTGGTAGCGGCCGTTCAGCAGGATCGCCATGTTGCGCACGAACAGGTCGCGGCCCTGGCCGTCGGTCCAGGTGAACTGCCCCTCGGCCATGGTCCGCCCACCCACCTCGATGGTTCTCAGGCCGGTGGCCGTGGCCCAGCTGGAGTCGCGGTACGGCTGGAGCTCGCTCTCCTTGTCCCGCTGGTAGGTCATCGGGTCGCCGCCGTAGGCCGAGGCGCTGTCCCGGCCGGGCACGAGGATCAGCTCGAAGTTCCCGTGCGCGTAGACCACCTGGCCGCTGCCGTTCTTCGGGGCGCGGTCCCATCCCTGGGCGACGGCGACCTGGAACCCCTCGGGATCCCTGCGCAGTGTGAAGCCGTCGGCGACGGACGCGTCGCCGCCGGTCTGTGGCTCGGTGGCGGGCGCGGACGCGGAGGGGCTGCCGCCCTGCTCCGAGGGGATCGGCGTGGCCGAGGGCGCGGCACCGACCTCCCCGGCGTTCCCCGTGCGGTCCGGGCTGCCCGCGGCCCCGCTCGCCCCCTGCTTGGGCATGAACAGCATCGCGTACGCGATCGCGCCGGCCAGCAGGAGCAGGATCAGCAGAAGCAGGGTCCGGCCGAGACTGCGCGGCGAACGCACCTCCTCCCGGCCCCGGGCACGCTTGTGCCGGCCGTGCGGATGAACCTCGGGCAGCCCGGCACGCCGCCGGCGCAACCGCACCAGTTCGCCGCGGCGCCGCACGACCGGCAGCCGGCTCGGGTCGGCGGGCGGCACGGGTACGACATGGGTGCCGGCGTCCGGCTCGGGCGCGGAGCGCACCAGCGAGCGCAGCCAGCCGTTCAGCTCCTCGAAGTCCAGGCGATCGGTGGGGTCCTGGCGCAGCAGCGACTCGACGACCGGCCGGAGCGGGCCGCACTCCTCGGCGAAGGCGGGCGGCTCGGCGCACACCAGCTGCACCAGCTCGGCCGTCGACTCCTCCGGATACGGCGCGTGTCCCTGCACGGCCCGGAACAACAGCGCGCCCAGCGCCCACAGATCGGTCGCCGGCCCGATCGGCGCCGCCAGCTGCCAGTTCTCGTGCACGGGCCCCGCCTGCTCCGGCGCCCACCGCTCGGTCACCGGCCCGACGACGGTCATCCGCACCTGCCGCGCCCGCTCAGCCGCCAACGCACTTGCGGTCCCCCGCCGAACACCGGCCGCTCCCGGCTCGTTCCAGCGGGGGTGGGCGGGGTCCGCACCGGTCCCGGGAGTGGCGGCGGGGCCGGTGGCGTACGGGGGCAGGGTCGGGACGGTGCCGTGGGGAGGCGGTTCTGAGCCCCGGTGGCCGGGGGTGGTGGGGTCCGTGGCGGGGGACTGGGCCGGGACGGACGGGGGTGCGTGGAGCGGGTCCGTCGAGGGGAGTCCGGGGCGCTGCGGGGCGCCGCTCAGGGCCGGTGAGGTGCCGCCGGCGGCAGGGCGCGGTGAGGCGCCGTGCCAGGGGGCGCCCTGCACTCCGTAGGGGTCGGCGATCCGTCCGGGCGGGGTTGTGGCGCCCGGGCCGCCGGAGTACGGCGACTGCGGCGTGCCGTCGGCCCGGGCGGCACCGGCGTCGCCCTCGGCGGGCGGCCGGGCTCCGGGCAGCGCGGGGCGCCCGCTCTCCCGGACCTCCTGCACCCGGGCGGCGGCGCGGGCACCCGCACGGTACGCGGCGATGGCCCCGGCGCGGGCGGCACGGATGTCCGTGCCGTTCTCCAGGGGCCGTTGCGCCGCCGGGCCGGTCCCGCCGGACGCCCCGTTCATCCCCGGCACCGCCGGCCCTCCGGCCGCCCTTGCCTGGATCGCGGCCCGGCGTGCGGCCTCGGGATCGACGTCCGGGGAAGGCACCCCGCCCGCTCCCAGGGGCACAGCGGGGCCACCGCCCGCCCCCGGAGGAACGTCCAGGCCGCCGCCGGCCCGAGTCGCGGGACCGGGAACCGCGCCCGGACCGGCCGCCTCGGTCCCCGCACCTCCGACGGCCCCCTCTGCCGGCCCTTCCTGGCGCGGCACCGGGTCGTACCCGCACAACGCCTCCTCCGCCGCGCCGACGGCCAGGCCGGTCAGCATCACGCGGCCGTCGTCGCAGACGAGCACCGTGCGGGCGGTGATGTTGCGGTGCACCCAGCCATGGCCGTGCAGCACCCGGAGCGCCATGAGCACGTCCGCCGCGACCTCGGCCGCCCGGTACGGCGACAGCGGCTGCTCGGCGAGCAGCGCGGCCAGCGGGCGCGCGGCCACCAACTCGCTGACGATCCACAGCGAACCGCCCTCGGCGAACACGTCGAAGACCTGGTCGAGGCGCGGATGGTCGGGAATGCGGGCCGCGGCCTGCGCGGCCTCCACGGCGCGCCGCACGGCCGGGTCGGCGGGCCGCCGGGTGGCGGTCCGGGCGTCCGCCGTCCGCCGGACCCCGGCACCGACCCCGGTCCCGCGCTCACGCGCGGTGAAGCCCTCGGGCAGGCCCTCCGCGTCGAGCACCTCGGCCTCGACGACCTCCGGCAACGGCACCTGCCGGACGAGCACTTCCTGGCCGCTGTAGGTGTCGAAGGCGCGGGCCTCGGTGAGTTCGTACTCGTCGGAGGGCGGCAACGGCAGGCGGTAGCGGTCGGCGAGCACCCGGCCCGCGTAGTCGTCCACATTGCCTCCCCCGGCCGCCCGGTCGGTCACATCCGTTCGCCTCACGACCCGTTTCGCACGCACTTCCGGCTGCGTACGGTCCGCAACCATTCACGATACGTGCCAGAGGCAACCCGCACCGAGTGGATGACGGATTCTCACGCCCCAAACCGGCGTCCGGCGTCTACGACTTGGGCTCGAAGGAACCCGTGAGCGTCTTCCACGTGTCCTTGCGCAGCGTGCTGTCCCAGTTCGCAGCCTTCGCCGTGTACATCAGTCCGTAGCCGAGGTGGCCGTCGACCACGAACCCGCGGTCGATGGTGCGGCACTCGGTGCCGCCCTCGACATAGGTGAACTCCCAGTCGGCCGTGTTCCAGCTGCGGTAGCCGACTTTCTCTATACGGATCCGGTGGTACTGGGAGCGGACCATGAAGTGCTCCTGGTTCTCCCAGTCCGCCACCGGGTCGCTCTTGGGGCTGCCGGTCCAGCCGACGAGCAGCTTCTGCCCGTCGGGACCGGTGTAGCGGTCACCGGCACTTCCGGTGGACTGGTACTTCCAGCCCTTGGGCAGCCCGATCGAGTACCCCTGGCCGCCTTTGTGGGTCGACACCACCGGTGCGCTCCCGCCGCCCTGGGAACCGGACGCGCCGGAGGAGCCCGAGTCACCGGTGGACGCGCTCGCGTCGACGGCCGAGCCCGACGTGGCACCGGCGCCGCCGGAGGACGGGTTCCCCCCGTCCGCCCGTGCCCCGCTGCCCGTGCTCTTGCCGCCCTTGTCCTGCTTGGTGGAGGCACTGGCGCTCGCCGCAGCCCTGGCCCCGCTGCTCTTGCTGTCCTTGCCGTCATCGCCCAGGACGAGGGTCAGGATGGTGCCGAGCACGGCGAGCAGCACGACCACCGCGATGATGACCAGCGTGCGCTTGGGCACCACGTCGGTCAGGGGCGCCCTCGGTACCTGCCTCGGCGGCAGGTCCAGGTCCGGCGGCGGCACCACGGGCCAGCCGGAACTGGGCTTGGGCGCGCTGGAGTTCGGCCCACCCGAGGCACCGGAGGCACTGGAGGCGCCGACGGCAGGACCCGCCTGCCTCCCGGCGGATCCGGCACCGGCCCCGCCGGGGGAAACCGGTCGCGCCCCACCGGTGGAAGCCGGCCGCGCCCCAGCGGAGGAGGCCGGTCGCGCTCCGCCCTTGCCGGCAGGGCGGGCCCCGCCGGCGGTTGCGCCGCCCGTACCCGTGGCTCCACCGGCACCCGGCGCGGCCGTGCCGCCGCCGCTCTTCGTCCGGACGGCCGCGGCCGCCGTGGCCGCCGTGGCCGCCTTGCGCACCGAACGCAGCGCGCCACGCAGCTTCTCCCCGGCCTCCTCGCCCCGCCTGCCCTCGGACGCGCCCGGCTGCGGCGGCAGCGGCACCACCCGCGTGGCGTCCATCGGCTCCGGCTCGGGCGCGTGGATCACGGCGTTGAGCATGGCCCGGGCGCCCGCGTCGTCGAGCCGCTTGGCCGGGTCCTTGGTGAGCAGGCCGTAGATGACGTCCCGCAGCGGGCCCGCGTTCTTGGGCTCCTCCAGCGGCTCGGTCATCACCGCGGTGAGCGTGGCGATCGCCGAGCCCTTGTCGTACGGGGGCACGCCCTCGACCGCCGCGTACAGCAGACCGCCGAGCGACCACAGGTCGGCCGCCGGGCCCGGCTTGTGGCCGCGGGCCCGCTCCGGAGAAATGTAGGAGGGGGCGCCGACGAGCATGCCGGTGGAGGTGATGGACGGGTCGCCCTCGACCTGTGCGATACCGAAGTCGGTGAGCACGACCCGGCCGTCCTCGGCGATGAGCACGTTCGACGGCTTCACGTCCCGGTGCAGGATGCCCTCGCGGTGCGCGGAGCGCAGCACGTCGAGGATGGCGAGCCCGACCTCGGCGGCGCGCTTCGGCTCCAGCAGGCCGTCCTCGCGGATGACCTCGGCGAGGGACTTGCCCTCCAC includes:
- a CDS encoding AraC family transcriptional regulator, with product MDVVSDAISAVRVGRPSSSRLRVSGDWAVRLAPYEGAGFHVVLSGACTLLPDDGGAPVPLGAGDVVLVPHGAGHVLADATAGPDAARRARPFEEVREPDRPLAGAGPEVRLLCGKYRLDRSRTHPLLAELPDLVHLPAGGGHCPELGAAVGLLARELDGDAGRPGTALVLPGLLDLLLVYMIRAWAARARTGSWPAALADPVTASALHALHSDPAAPWTNDLLAARAGVSRATLARRFTAQVGRPPMAYLTWWRLTLAARRLRETDAPLATVARETGYGSPYALSHAFSREFGTTPGRYRGRGAPEVRAS
- a CDS encoding serine/threonine-protein kinase, with product MGTEGADFRVIAGRYRLEARIGRGGMGVVWRAEDQVLGRRVAVKELLPDDSLAEGDARRRRDRTFREARAVAQLRHPHIIVVHDVVEQDERPYLVMELIEGGSLADRISQQGPVDAAEAARIGIALLGAVRTAHEAGVLHRDIKPANVLIESDTGRVVLTDFGIAQVAGATTLTETGSFVGSPEYTAPERMSGLRTGPESDLWSLGALLCTVLSGESPFRRDSLGGILHAVVAAEIRPPAEAEPLLPVVRGLLERDPDRRLGAAEAEQMLRTFLETGRTPEAPGPPGAPVSGRGHRIGGGRTPRPGVTGSWTQRSRAAGSRFPGSGPVGSRTPGAGAAGGRPSESDAAQGRTPRSDGARDRTADAAGARAPGADADSGRAPRSDAAGSRTPEGVAGYTPTQQDLPHGGPQSPPTVSGTAAEPPARTSTRGVLVAALLVAALAGAGVSAAALLLHGSGHGGGSPGGTATSPATGTGTRPSARPSLSPTLASPGPLPSGTAPTASGGSRTAPSGYRTARDPAGFSLAVPDDFTRSPQGERVFYLSPGGTFRLGIKVADPQPGGPRAVMNRSAADGPATNPGYHDGRVTPTGHDGHPAALWEFTWNGFSAAEGPRHTYDLCWEEAGRMYDVWVSAPVGKVREAREYFDVAVDTFRAGS
- a CDS encoding serine/threonine-protein kinase codes for the protein MQGLLIAGRYRLADSIGSGGMGRVWRAHDEVLHRTVAVKELTAALYVSDSDRAVLLARTRAEARAAARINHSAVVTVHDVLEHDGRPWIVMELVEGNSLADAVKERGRVEPTEAARIGLWVLRALRAAHSAGVLHRDVKPGNVLLGRDGRVLLTDFGIAQIEGDSTITRTGEVVGSVDYLAPERVRGHDPGPASDLWALGATLYTAVEGRSPFRRTSPLGTMQAVVEEEADEPRHAGALGPVISALLRKEPERRPSAEEAEQMLAEAVEGRRPHTAQAFIPTQGSGLHTGGPSTSGHSPTGPTSGYGPASGTGSTGTVHGPGAPAGPGRSMTGPTAVAPTPSDAGRARPRPRRRLRTLALVVAVAAVLGGGAAVAYQQWGGTQQNTASGGGAGPATTSPSGSSSAASAPGGTAFASWKAYHDPWGFTVYLPKGWQRKVVGVPGVPGGLKQVDYTPDGGYHFVRIAMDPSPDFQDAYQHQLDLEQQLQGLVDYKRVALKANNYRDRNGSVWEYTWYALKKDPPHVAGPRHAIEETYFARSGTEYAIYMSTPEQDWVKTSKQFKWVLQSWQEPNEG
- a CDS encoding protein kinase, which produces MDDYAGRVLADRYRLPLPPSDEYELTEARAFDTYSGQEVLVRQVPLPEVVEAEVLDAEGLPEGFTARERGTGVGAGVRRTADARTATRRPADPAVRRAVEAAQAAARIPDHPRLDQVFDVFAEGGSLWIVSELVAARPLAALLAEQPLSPYRAAEVAADVLMALRVLHGHGWVHRNITARTVLVCDDGRVMLTGLAVGAAEEALCGYDPVPRQEGPAEGAVGGAGTEAAGPGAVPGPATRAGGGLDVPPGAGGGPAVPLGAGGVPSPDVDPEAARRAAIQARAAGGPAVPGMNGASGGTGPAAQRPLENGTDIRAARAGAIAAYRAGARAAARVQEVRESGRPALPGARPPAEGDAGAARADGTPQSPYSGGPGATTPPGRIADPYGVQGAPWHGASPRPAAGGTSPALSGAPQRPGLPSTDPLHAPPSVPAQSPATDPTTPGHRGSEPPPHGTVPTLPPYATGPAATPGTGADPAHPRWNEPGAAGVRRGTASALAAERARQVRMTVVGPVTERWAPEQAGPVHENWQLAAPIGPATDLWALGALLFRAVQGHAPYPEESTAELVQLVCAEPPAFAEECGPLRPVVESLLRQDPTDRLDFEELNGWLRSLVRSAPEPDAGTHVVPVPPADPSRLPVVRRRGELVRLRRRRAGLPEVHPHGRHKRARGREEVRSPRSLGRTLLLLILLLLAGAIAYAMLFMPKQGASGAAGSPDRTGNAGEVGAAPSATPIPSEQGGSPSASAPATEPQTGGDASVADGFTLRRDPEGFQVAVAQGWDRAPKNGSGQVVYAHGNFELILVPGRDSASAYGGDPMTYQRDKESELQPYRDSSWATATGLRTIEVGGRTMAEGQFTWTDGQGRDLFVRNMAILLNGRYHIIQVRGPESQRDAVTQFYEQATATYRYTG
- a CDS encoding serine/threonine-protein kinase, producing the protein MSEAERAGTSRQGTRQDKSERRLLAGRYRLGDVLGRGGMGTVWRAEDETLGRTVAVKELRFPSNIDEEEKRRLITRTLREAKAIARIRNNSAVTVFDVVDEDDRPWIVMELVEGKSLAEVIREDGLLEPKRAAEVGLAILDVLRSAHREGILHRDVKPSNVLIAEDGRVVLTDFGIAQVEGDPSITSTGMLVGAPSYISPERARGHKPGPAADLWSLGGLLYAAVEGVPPYDKGSAIATLTAVMTEPLEEPKNAGPLRDVIYGLLTKDPAKRLDDAGARAMLNAVIHAPEPEPMDATRVVPLPPQPGASEGRRGEEAGEKLRGALRSVRKAATAATAAAAVRTKSGGGTAAPGAGGATGTGGATAGGARPAGKGGARPASSAGARPASTGGARPVSPGGAGAGSAGRQAGPAVGASSASGASGGPNSSAPKPSSGWPVVPPPDLDLPPRQVPRAPLTDVVPKRTLVIIAVVVLLAVLGTILTLVLGDDGKDSKSSGARAAASASASTKQDKGGKSTGSGARADGGNPSSGGAGATSGSAVDASASTGDSGSSGASGSQGGGSAPVVSTHKGGQGYSIGLPKGWKYQSTGSAGDRYTGPDGQKLLVGWTGSPKSDPVADWENQEHFMVRSQYHRIRIEKVGYRSWNTADWEFTYVEGGTECRTIDRGFVVDGHLGYGLMYTAKAANWDSTLRKDTWKTLTGSFEPKS